In one Candidatus Polarisedimenticolia bacterium genomic region, the following are encoded:
- a CDS encoding glutathione S-transferase N-terminal domain-containing protein, with protein sequence MLELYQFEGCPFCERVRVVLDDLGLDYVVRTVPSRHARRDRVVAVSGQTLVPVLVDADRGQVVVESDAIVDYLREHYGRKDG encoded by the coding sequence GTGCTGGAGCTCTATCAGTTCGAAGGATGCCCGTTCTGCGAGAGGGTCCGCGTCGTCCTCGACGACCTGGGACTCGACTACGTCGTGCGGACCGTTCCCAGCCGCCATGCCCGGCGCGACCGGGTGGTCGCCGTCTCGGGCCAGACGCTCGTTCCGGTCCTGGTGGACGCGGATCGGGGCCAGGTCGTGGTCGAGTCGGACGCCATCGTGGACTACCTTAGAGAACACTACGGTCGAAAGGACGGTTGA
- a CDS encoding OmpA family protein: MNPKNPGALLGTILCFMAAGFIGATARATAASTVEPDFVYTSPATIEEAQGILKRLGHLRAGAYERGVVDASTRDALMEFQRTHTLRPTGRVDGETLTQLLQHGRATGGGALVLKGVYFDTGSARLDGESLRVLDQVARSLKANPRVVIGISGHSDSTGAAAFNRQLSKARADAVRAYLISKGVSASRLETRAYGSRQPIADNDTRAGRAENRRVELEPLS, from the coding sequence GTGAACCCGAAAAATCCAGGCGCGCTGCTCGGCACCATCCTGTGCTTCATGGCGGCCGGCTTCATCGGGGCGACGGCCCGGGCCACGGCCGCGAGCACCGTGGAGCCGGACTTTGTCTACACCTCGCCCGCGACGATCGAGGAGGCGCAGGGGATTCTGAAGCGCCTCGGGCACCTCAGGGCGGGGGCGTACGAGCGTGGAGTCGTCGATGCCTCGACGCGCGATGCCCTCATGGAGTTTCAGCGCACTCACACCTTGAGGCCGACGGGGCGGGTCGACGGCGAGACCCTGACGCAGCTCCTGCAGCACGGGCGGGCGACCGGCGGCGGGGCTCTCGTCCTGAAGGGGGTCTATTTCGACACCGGCAGCGCCCGGCTGGACGGCGAGTCCTTGCGGGTTCTCGACCAGGTCGCCCGATCTCTCAAGGCGAATCCCCGCGTCGTGATCGGGATCTCCGGCCATTCCGACTCGACCGGCGCGGCCGCCTTCAACCGGCAGCTCTCGAAGGCGCGCGCCGACGCGGTGCGCGCCTACCTGATCAGCAAGGGCGTGTCGGCCTCCCGCCTCGAGACCAGGGCGTATGGATCGAGGCAGCCGATAGCGGACAACGACACGCGGGCGGGCCGTGCCGAGAACCGCCGCGTCGAGCTGGAGCCGTTGAGCTGA
- the hemL gene encoding glutamate-1-semialdehyde 2,1-aminomutase yields the protein MGNVSRSLFEKARQVIPGGVNSPVRAFKAVGGDPLFFARGHGAILQDVDGNEYIDFVGSWGPLILGHAHPDIVREVQEAATHGTSFGAPNPHEVELARLVVETVPGIEKVRMVNSGTEATLSALRLARAFTGRDLIVKMDGCYHGHVDALLVKAGSGVATLGLPGTPGVPARVAEQTLVVPYNDLDGFAALAKERGREIACVIVEPVAANMGVIAPKPGYLEGLREISSRHGILLIFDEVITGFRLAPGGAQELYRIAPDLTTLGKILGGGLPIGAYGGREEIMDRVAPEGDVYQAGTLAGNPLAMRAGIAMLKGLRAPGVYAALERLSARLARGLEAAAEESGTPARVTRVGSLLTLFFTSHDPVDWESASRSDTRRYAAYFRRMLERGIYMAPSQYEALFVSLAHTDEQIETTIATARDSLKGMRWGPQA from the coding sequence ATGGGCAACGTCTCCCGCAGCCTCTTCGAGAAGGCCCGCCAGGTCATCCCGGGCGGGGTGAACTCGCCGGTGCGCGCCTTCAAGGCGGTGGGCGGCGACCCGCTGTTTTTCGCGCGGGGCCACGGCGCCATCCTTCAGGACGTGGACGGCAACGAGTACATCGACTTCGTCGGATCCTGGGGCCCCCTGATCCTGGGCCACGCGCACCCGGACATCGTGCGCGAGGTGCAGGAGGCGGCGACGCACGGCACATCGTTCGGCGCGCCGAACCCGCACGAGGTCGAGCTGGCGCGGCTGGTGGTCGAGACGGTCCCGGGCATCGAGAAGGTCCGCATGGTCAACTCGGGGACCGAGGCGACGCTGTCGGCGCTTCGGCTGGCCCGCGCGTTCACCGGGCGCGACCTGATCGTCAAGATGGATGGCTGCTACCACGGCCACGTGGACGCGCTCCTCGTGAAGGCGGGCTCGGGCGTCGCGACCCTCGGCCTCCCGGGGACGCCGGGAGTGCCGGCGCGGGTGGCGGAGCAGACGCTCGTCGTCCCCTACAACGACCTGGACGGGTTCGCGGCGCTGGCGAAGGAGCGCGGCAGGGAGATCGCCTGCGTCATCGTCGAGCCGGTGGCGGCCAACATGGGGGTCATCGCTCCCAAGCCCGGCTACCTGGAAGGCCTGCGCGAGATCTCCTCCCGGCACGGCATCCTCCTGATCTTCGACGAGGTGATCACCGGCTTCCGGCTGGCGCCCGGCGGAGCGCAGGAGCTGTACCGCATCGCTCCCGACCTGACGACCCTGGGGAAGATCCTGGGCGGCGGGCTGCCGATCGGCGCCTACGGAGGGCGCGAGGAGATCATGGACCGCGTGGCGCCGGAGGGGGACGTCTACCAGGCCGGAACGCTGGCCGGGAACCCGCTGGCGATGCGCGCCGGCATCGCCATGCTCAAGGGACTGCGCGCGCCGGGGGTGTACGCCGCCCTGGAGCGGCTGTCCGCCCGCCTGGCACGGGGCCTCGAGGCGGCGGCCGAGGAGTCGGGAACGCCGGCGCGCGTGACCCGCGTCGGTTCGCTCCTGACCCTGTTCTTCACGTCGCACGATCCGGTCGACTGGGAGAGCGCCTCCCGATCGGACACGCGCCGCTATGCGGCCTACTTCCGCCGCATGCTCGAGCGCGGCATCTACATGGCCCCCTCCCAGTACGAGGCGCTGTTCGTCTCCCTGGCCCACACGGACGAGCAGATCGAGACGACCATTGCCACGGCCCGCGACAGCCTGAAGGGCATGCGCTGGGGACCGCAGGCCTAG
- the ettA gene encoding energy-dependent translational throttle protein EttA, producing the protein MMPEFIFTMKDLRKVVPPKREILKGIWLSFYFGAKIGVIGPNGSGKSSLLRVMAGEDHEFMGEAFPAKGIRIGFLSQEPRLDPKKTVLGNVEEGVAGTRALLDRFNAISDRLGQPLEGDEMESLLEEQAKVQDQIDHANAWELDRTLEIAMDALRCPPPDADVTAISGGERRRVALCRLLLQRPDLLLLDEPTNHLDAESVAWLERFLKDYPGTVVAVTHDRYFLDNVAGWILELDRGAGIPWEGNYSSWLDQKKTRLAQEEKAAGARQRTLARELEWVRMAPRARQAKSKARVNAYEQLLAQEMDKLPETVEIYIPPGPRLGGVVVEADRLRKGYGDLLLFDDLSFRLPPGGIVGVIGPNGAGKTTLFRMITGQETPDSGSLRVGETVKLAYVDQSRDVLKGSQNVWEAIAEGNEVLQLGKRSLNSRSYVASFNFKGPDQQKRVQDLSGGERNRVHLARMLKSGANLLLLDEPTNDLDVDTLRALEEALLEFAGCAVVISHDRWFLDRIATHILAFEGDSRVVWFEGNYQDYQADHRRRLGVDADQPHRIKYRRLTHD; encoded by the coding sequence TTGATGCCCGAGTTCATTTTCACGATGAAAGACCTGCGCAAGGTGGTCCCTCCGAAGCGCGAGATCCTCAAGGGGATCTGGCTGTCGTTCTACTTCGGCGCCAAGATCGGCGTCATCGGCCCGAACGGCTCGGGGAAGAGCTCGCTCCTGCGCGTGATGGCCGGCGAGGACCACGAGTTCATGGGAGAGGCGTTCCCGGCGAAAGGGATCCGGATCGGGTTCCTGTCCCAGGAGCCGCGCCTCGATCCGAAGAAGACGGTGCTCGGCAACGTCGAGGAAGGGGTCGCCGGGACGCGGGCGCTCCTCGACCGCTTCAACGCCATCAGCGACCGGCTCGGCCAGCCGCTCGAGGGGGACGAGATGGAGAGCCTGCTCGAGGAGCAGGCGAAGGTGCAGGACCAGATCGACCACGCCAACGCCTGGGAACTCGACCGCACGCTCGAGATCGCCATGGACGCGCTGCGCTGCCCGCCCCCCGACGCCGACGTCACCGCCATCTCGGGCGGCGAGAGGCGGCGCGTGGCGCTCTGCCGGCTGCTCCTGCAGCGCCCCGACCTCCTGCTGCTGGACGAGCCCACGAACCACCTGGACGCCGAATCGGTCGCCTGGCTCGAGCGCTTCCTCAAGGACTATCCCGGCACCGTCGTGGCGGTCACGCACGACCGGTACTTCCTGGACAACGTCGCCGGCTGGATCCTCGAGCTCGATCGCGGGGCGGGGATTCCCTGGGAGGGGAATTACTCCTCGTGGCTCGACCAGAAGAAGACCCGCCTGGCGCAGGAGGAGAAGGCGGCGGGCGCCCGCCAGCGGACGCTGGCCCGCGAGCTGGAATGGGTGCGCATGGCGCCGCGCGCCCGCCAGGCCAAGAGCAAGGCGCGCGTGAACGCCTACGAGCAGCTCCTGGCTCAGGAGATGGACAAGCTCCCGGAGACGGTGGAGATCTACATCCCGCCCGGCCCGCGGCTTGGTGGCGTCGTCGTCGAGGCGGACCGCCTGCGCAAGGGCTACGGCGATCTCCTGCTGTTCGACGATCTGTCGTTCAGATTGCCCCCCGGGGGGATCGTCGGCGTCATCGGGCCGAACGGGGCCGGCAAGACGACGCTGTTCCGGATGATCACCGGGCAGGAGACGCCGGACTCCGGCAGCCTGCGCGTCGGCGAGACCGTGAAGCTGGCCTACGTCGACCAGAGCCGGGACGTCCTCAAGGGCAGTCAGAACGTCTGGGAGGCGATCGCCGAAGGGAACGAGGTGCTGCAGCTCGGCAAGCGCTCGCTGAACTCGCGCTCCTACGTGGCGTCCTTCAACTTCAAGGGGCCGGACCAGCAGAAGCGGGTGCAGGACCTTTCAGGGGGGGAGCGGAACCGGGTCCACCTGGCCCGCATGCTGAAGAGCGGCGCCAACCTGCTGCTCCTGGACGAGCCGACCAACGACCTCGACGTCGACACGCTGCGGGCGCTCGAGGAGGCGCTCCTGGAGTTCGCCGGCTGCGCCGTGGTGATCAGCCACGACCGCTGGTTCCTCGACCGCATCGCCACGCACATCCTGGCGTTCGAGGGGGACAGCCGGGTCGTCTGGTTCGAGGGGAACTACCAGGACTACCAGGCGGACCACCGGCGGCGCCTCGGCGTCGACGCGGACCAGCCGCACCGCATCAAGTACCGCAGGCTGACGCACGACTGA